From a region of the Gammaproteobacteria bacterium genome:
- a CDS encoding MarR family transcriptional regulator produces the protein MEKYEQLLISMRRVIRAIDVHSRQLNKESGLTGPQLLVMKKIAQLDGPMAKQVAKEITLSPATITNIIDRLEARELVKRQRSEHDKRKVELYLTQKGQLILDNDPQPLQRHFIERFQSLQGWEQSQILSSVERIATMMDADEIDVIEPLITEAKAKDQP, from the coding sequence ATGGAAAAGTACGAACAACTGCTTATTTCGATGCGTCGAGTGATCCGCGCTATCGATGTACATTCAAGACAACTAAATAAAGAGTCAGGTTTGACTGGGCCGCAATTATTAGTGATGAAAAAAATTGCCCAGCTCGATGGTCCAATGGCCAAGCAGGTTGCCAAAGAGATCACTTTAAGCCCAGCGACGATCACCAATATTATTGACCGACTCGAAGCCCGTGAGTTGGTTAAGCGCCAACGCAGTGAGCATGACAAACGCAAGGTTGAATTGTATTTAACTCAGAAAGGGCAGTTAATTCTCGATAACGATCCGCAGCCTCTACAGCGTCATTTCATTGAACGTTTTCAGTCATTGCAAGGTTGGGAACAAAGTCAAATATTATCAAGTGTCGAACGCATTGCAACGATGATGGACGCCGATGAAATCGACGTCATTGAGCCACTAATCACTGAAGCTAAAGCTAAAGATCAGCCATAG
- a CDS encoding HD domain-containing protein, giving the protein MTTKTPLQWQTQFEQFVQQQMDFDPAHDIAHIKRVVTSGIVLAELENADLAIVIPACWLHDCVNVAKDSPQRSQGSVLSAKRAIEYLTEVGYPAQYFEAIEHAISAHSYSANIATTTLEAAVVQDADRLDALGAIGLSRCLMLGGSWGSSLYQTDDPFAKARPLNDKQYSVDHFFAKLQGLVGTMKTSAGLTEAKTRWQFMSQFLSQLGHEVGHNYTEK; this is encoded by the coding sequence ATGACGACAAAAACGCCCTTGCAATGGCAAACTCAGTTCGAACAATTTGTGCAGCAACAAATGGATTTTGATCCGGCGCATGATATTGCCCATATCAAACGCGTAGTCACCAGTGGCATTGTACTCGCCGAGCTAGAAAATGCCGATTTAGCGATTGTTATTCCAGCCTGCTGGCTCCACGATTGTGTCAATGTCGCGAAAGATTCACCGCAACGCAGCCAAGGCTCAGTTTTAAGTGCCAAACGTGCGATCGAGTATTTAACTGAGGTGGGTTATCCGGCGCAGTATTTTGAAGCAATTGAACATGCTATTAGCGCCCACAGTTATTCTGCTAACATTGCGACCACCACACTTGAGGCCGCTGTGGTGCAAGACGCCGATCGCCTTGATGCACTTGGTGCCATCGGGCTATCACGCTGTTTAATGCTGGGAGGTTCTTGGGGCAGCTCTCTTTATCAAACGGACGATCCCTTTGCTAAAGCGCGGCCATTAAACGATAAGCAATATAGTGTTGATCACTTTTTTGCTAAATTACAGGGCCTGGTTGGCACGATGAAAACCAGCGCTGGTTTAACTGAGGCTAAAACTCGCTGGCAATTTATGAGTCAATTCTTAAGCCAACTCGGCCATGAAGTTGGCCACAACTACACCGAGAAATAA